A window from Telopea speciosissima isolate NSW1024214 ecotype Mountain lineage chromosome 8, Tspe_v1, whole genome shotgun sequence encodes these proteins:
- the LOC122671208 gene encoding CTD small phosphatase-like protein 2 isoform X3 produces MCNLWKAKSRSLLHLLLESRDLGSHEGTGEHTLDTIFSPAFHVPKDGGVIANGVSFIKFFPNEDQKVHQNSGIVGPVDTFGSFVSLQTFNSTGKDEEKNYSQNTGIKVATICPVEMDVDSNICSEHLDMENSSHEMPSSESNGVSQCNKDQVVTSLSSEVSAIYLAMQQSKLECVNEPSQDSISTDVYVETDDVEEIDDFDPYLFIKNLPNLSSVVPTFRPMLLPKQTRSCPRTTLVLDLDETLVHSSLDRCDDTDFTFQVNFNLKEHTVYVRCRPHLKDFMERVASLFEIIIFTASQSIYAEQLLNVLDPKRRIFRHRVYRESCVFVDGNYLKDLSVLGRDLAHVIIIDNSPQAFGFQVDNGIPIESWFDDRSDQELLLLLPFLESLVGVEDVRPSIAKKFNLHEKIAAAVYPSLNSNKGLPFER; encoded by the exons ATGTGCAACTTGTGGAAAGCAAAGTCACGGAGCTTATTACATCTTCTGCTAGAAAGCAGAGATTTG GGATCTCATGAAGGAACTGGTGAACACACATTGGATACCATATTTTCGCCAGCCTTTCATGTTCCGAAAGATGGGGGTGTCATTGCAAATGGAG TAAGCTTCATTAAGTTTTTCCCAAATGAAGACCAGAAAGTCCATCAGAACTCTGGAATTGTGGGACCAGTTGATACATTCGGAAGTTTTGTTTCTCTACAAACTTTTAATTCAACTGGaaaagatgaagagaagaacTATAGCCAGAACACTGGAATAAAAGTCGCTACAATATGCcctgttgagatggatgtggaTTCAAACATTTGCTCTGAGCACTTAGATATGGAGAACAGTAGTCATGAGATGCCTTCTTCAGAATCTAATGGGGTGTCGCAGTGTAATAAGGATCAAGTTGTGACCAGTCTATCATCTGAGGTTTCAGCTATATACCTTGCCATGCAGCAGTCGAAGTTGGAGTGTGTTAATGAGCCCAGCCAAGATTCAATTTCTACTGACGTATATGTGGAGACTGATGATGTTGAAGAAATTGATGATTTTGATCCATACTTGTTTATAAAGAATTTACCAAACTTGTCTTCGGTGGTTCCTACCTTTCGGCCCATGCTACTTCCAAAACAAACTCGGAGTTGTCCCCGTACCACCCTTGTTTTGGACTTGGATG AAACTTTAGTGCACTCCAGCCTTGACCGCTGCGATGATACAGATTTTACATTTCAGGTAAATTTTAACCTTAAGGAGCATACGGTCTATGTTCGATGTCGTCCCCATCTCAAGGACTTTATGGAGAGGGTTGCCAGCCTTTTCGAGATCATTATCTTCACAGCTAGTCAAAGCATCTATGCAGAACAGCTTCTGAATGTACTGGATCCCAAAAGGAGAATATTTCGCCACCGTGTTTATCGTGAGTCCTGTGTTTTTGTAGATGGTAATTACCTCAAAGATCTGTCTGTTCTGGGCCGTGATTTggcacatgtgataataattgATAACTCTCCTCAG GCTTTTGGGTTTCAAGTGGACAATGGGATCCCAATTGAGAGTTGGTTTGATGATCGATCGGACCAAGAATTGCTTTTGTTACTTCCATTCCTTGAGAGCTTGGTTGGAGTTGAAGATGTTCGGCCATCAATAGCAAAGAAGTTCAACCTCCACGAGAAGATAGCTGCAGCTGTTTATCCGTCTTTGAACTCAAATAAAGGACTCCCTTTTGAACGATGA
- the LOC122671208 gene encoding CTD small phosphatase-like protein 2 isoform X1 — MMQTKKKLPTRNSTREHASPRISRSQKKVTENVQLVESKVTELITSSARKQRFGGLQKKSREPVAAKNLNPSHKLPHDGDRSRCLGYNAANGAPIDHKGSHEGTGEHTLDTIFSPAFHVPKDGGVIANGVSFIKFFPNEDQKVHQNSGIVGPVDTFGSFVSLQTFNSTGKDEEKNYSQNTGIKVATICPVEMDVDSNICSEHLDMENSSHEMPSSESNGVSQCNKDQVVTSLSSEVSAIYLAMQQSKLECVNEPSQDSISTDVYVETDDVEEIDDFDPYLFIKNLPNLSSVVPTFRPMLLPKQTRSCPRTTLVLDLDETLVHSSLDRCDDTDFTFQVNFNLKEHTVYVRCRPHLKDFMERVASLFEIIIFTASQSIYAEQLLNVLDPKRRIFRHRVYRESCVFVDGNYLKDLSVLGRDLAHVIIIDNSPQAFGFQVDNGIPIESWFDDRSDQELLLLLPFLESLVGVEDVRPSIAKKFNLHEKIAAAVYPSLNSNKGLPFER; from the exons ATGATGCAAACCAAGAAGAAATTACCAACAAGAAATTCTACTCGAGAACATGCCAGTCCAAGAATATCTAGATCACAGAAGAAAGTAACTGAGAATGTGCAACTTGTGGAAAGCAAAGTCACGGAGCTTATTACATCTTCTGCTAGAAAGCAGAGATTTG GTGGTCTGCAAAAGAAAAGTAGAGAGCCAGTAGCGGCTAAAAATTTGAATCCTAGTCATAAATTGCCACATGATGGAGATCGCAGTAGATGCTTGGGTTATAATGCTGCTAATGGTGCTCCGATTGACCATAAG GGATCTCATGAAGGAACTGGTGAACACACATTGGATACCATATTTTCGCCAGCCTTTCATGTTCCGAAAGATGGGGGTGTCATTGCAAATGGAG TAAGCTTCATTAAGTTTTTCCCAAATGAAGACCAGAAAGTCCATCAGAACTCTGGAATTGTGGGACCAGTTGATACATTCGGAAGTTTTGTTTCTCTACAAACTTTTAATTCAACTGGaaaagatgaagagaagaacTATAGCCAGAACACTGGAATAAAAGTCGCTACAATATGCcctgttgagatggatgtggaTTCAAACATTTGCTCTGAGCACTTAGATATGGAGAACAGTAGTCATGAGATGCCTTCTTCAGAATCTAATGGGGTGTCGCAGTGTAATAAGGATCAAGTTGTGACCAGTCTATCATCTGAGGTTTCAGCTATATACCTTGCCATGCAGCAGTCGAAGTTGGAGTGTGTTAATGAGCCCAGCCAAGATTCAATTTCTACTGACGTATATGTGGAGACTGATGATGTTGAAGAAATTGATGATTTTGATCCATACTTGTTTATAAAGAATTTACCAAACTTGTCTTCGGTGGTTCCTACCTTTCGGCCCATGCTACTTCCAAAACAAACTCGGAGTTGTCCCCGTACCACCCTTGTTTTGGACTTGGATG AAACTTTAGTGCACTCCAGCCTTGACCGCTGCGATGATACAGATTTTACATTTCAGGTAAATTTTAACCTTAAGGAGCATACGGTCTATGTTCGATGTCGTCCCCATCTCAAGGACTTTATGGAGAGGGTTGCCAGCCTTTTCGAGATCATTATCTTCACAGCTAGTCAAAGCATCTATGCAGAACAGCTTCTGAATGTACTGGATCCCAAAAGGAGAATATTTCGCCACCGTGTTTATCGTGAGTCCTGTGTTTTTGTAGATGGTAATTACCTCAAAGATCTGTCTGTTCTGGGCCGTGATTTggcacatgtgataataattgATAACTCTCCTCAG GCTTTTGGGTTTCAAGTGGACAATGGGATCCCAATTGAGAGTTGGTTTGATGATCGATCGGACCAAGAATTGCTTTTGTTACTTCCATTCCTTGAGAGCTTGGTTGGAGTTGAAGATGTTCGGCCATCAATAGCAAAGAAGTTCAACCTCCACGAGAAGATAGCTGCAGCTGTTTATCCGTCTTTGAACTCAAATAAAGGACTCCCTTTTGAACGATGA
- the LOC122671208 gene encoding CTD small phosphatase-like protein 2 isoform X2 has product MMQTKKKLPTRNSTREHASPRISRSQKKVTENVQLVESKVTELITSSARKQRFVSFIKFFPNEDQKVHQNSGIVGPVDTFGSFVSLQTFNSTGKDEEKNYSQNTGIKVATICPVEMDVDSNICSEHLDMENSSHEMPSSESNGVSQCNKDQVVTSLSSEVSAIYLAMQQSKLECVNEPSQDSISTDVYVETDDVEEIDDFDPYLFIKNLPNLSSVVPTFRPMLLPKQTRSCPRTTLVLDLDETLVHSSLDRCDDTDFTFQVNFNLKEHTVYVRCRPHLKDFMERVASLFEIIIFTASQSIYAEQLLNVLDPKRRIFRHRVYRESCVFVDGNYLKDLSVLGRDLAHVIIIDNSPQAFGFQVDNGIPIESWFDDRSDQELLLLLPFLESLVGVEDVRPSIAKKFNLHEKIAAAVYPSLNSNKGLPFER; this is encoded by the exons ATGATGCAAACCAAGAAGAAATTACCAACAAGAAATTCTACTCGAGAACATGCCAGTCCAAGAATATCTAGATCACAGAAGAAAGTAACTGAGAATGTGCAACTTGTGGAAAGCAAAGTCACGGAGCTTATTACATCTTCTGCTAGAAAGCAGAGATTTG TAAGCTTCATTAAGTTTTTCCCAAATGAAGACCAGAAAGTCCATCAGAACTCTGGAATTGTGGGACCAGTTGATACATTCGGAAGTTTTGTTTCTCTACAAACTTTTAATTCAACTGGaaaagatgaagagaagaacTATAGCCAGAACACTGGAATAAAAGTCGCTACAATATGCcctgttgagatggatgtggaTTCAAACATTTGCTCTGAGCACTTAGATATGGAGAACAGTAGTCATGAGATGCCTTCTTCAGAATCTAATGGGGTGTCGCAGTGTAATAAGGATCAAGTTGTGACCAGTCTATCATCTGAGGTTTCAGCTATATACCTTGCCATGCAGCAGTCGAAGTTGGAGTGTGTTAATGAGCCCAGCCAAGATTCAATTTCTACTGACGTATATGTGGAGACTGATGATGTTGAAGAAATTGATGATTTTGATCCATACTTGTTTATAAAGAATTTACCAAACTTGTCTTCGGTGGTTCCTACCTTTCGGCCCATGCTACTTCCAAAACAAACTCGGAGTTGTCCCCGTACCACCCTTGTTTTGGACTTGGATG AAACTTTAGTGCACTCCAGCCTTGACCGCTGCGATGATACAGATTTTACATTTCAGGTAAATTTTAACCTTAAGGAGCATACGGTCTATGTTCGATGTCGTCCCCATCTCAAGGACTTTATGGAGAGGGTTGCCAGCCTTTTCGAGATCATTATCTTCACAGCTAGTCAAAGCATCTATGCAGAACAGCTTCTGAATGTACTGGATCCCAAAAGGAGAATATTTCGCCACCGTGTTTATCGTGAGTCCTGTGTTTTTGTAGATGGTAATTACCTCAAAGATCTGTCTGTTCTGGGCCGTGATTTggcacatgtgataataattgATAACTCTCCTCAG GCTTTTGGGTTTCAAGTGGACAATGGGATCCCAATTGAGAGTTGGTTTGATGATCGATCGGACCAAGAATTGCTTTTGTTACTTCCATTCCTTGAGAGCTTGGTTGGAGTTGAAGATGTTCGGCCATCAATAGCAAAGAAGTTCAACCTCCACGAGAAGATAGCTGCAGCTGTTTATCCGTCTTTGAACTCAAATAAAGGACTCCCTTTTGAACGATGA
- the LOC122670810 gene encoding cytochrome P450 78A5-like yields MKISFLTNLCFSILCFSAITQTHHYPWPLLLLLLLFSLFPFFLNYWLIPGGFAWRNQHKYSSFPTLPGPFGWPLLGIIPAMGHLSHRKLAELSASLGATRLMAFSMGPTRVIISSHPDTAKEILSGSAFSDRPTKESSRLLMFERAIGFAPSGEYWRNLRRIAANHMFSPRRISALEGLRQRIGDEMLERVRKEMEWRGFVEVRGIVQKGSLDNVVESLFGRFLGLERKEELSLMVEEGYELIEKFNWEDYFPLGFLDFYGVRRRCHKLAIKVNGLLLQVIEERRKEEGEYRGRDDFLSVLLTLPNEDQLSDSDMVAVLWEMIFRGTDVVAILLEWIMARMALHPDIQAKAQEEIHRCTCTNGHRHVRDLDIPNLPYLQAIVKEVLRLHPPGPLLSWARLATHDVHVGKFFVPAGTTAMVNMWAITHDRSIWKDPWAFRPERFMEEDISIMGSDLRLAPFGSGRRVCPGKALGLATVHLWLACLLQNFTWLPAQSVDLSECLRLSLEMTKPLACRVLPRRPTML; encoded by the exons ATGAAAATAAGCTTCTTAACCAATCTCTGTTTCTCCATCCTCTGTTTTAGTGCTATTACCCAAACACACCACTATCCATGgcctcttctacttcttcttcttctcttctctctattcCCTTTCTTCCTCAACTATTGGCTTATCCCTGGTGGCTTTGCCTGGCGAAACCAACACAAGTATTCCTCCTTCCCAACCCTCCCTGGTCCATTTGGTTGGCCATTACTTGGTATCATTCCTGCAATGGGTCATCTCAGTCACCGTAAACTCGCCGAGTTATCGGCTTCACTCGGTGCAACTCGTCTTATGGCTTTCAGTATGGGTCCAACACGTGTCATCATCAGCAGTCATCCTGATACTGCGAAGGAGATCCTCAGTGGTTCTGCTTTCTCTGATCGTCCAACTAAGGAATCCTCACGGTTACTGATGTTCGAAAGAGCCATTGGATTCGCACCTTCCGGGGAATACTGGAGAAATCTGAGACGAATTGCAGCGAATCACATGTTCTCTCCTCGGAGAATTTCGGCTCTCGAGGGTCTTCGACAGAGAATTGGAGATGAAATGTTGGAGAGAGTACGGAAAGAGATGGAGTGGAGAGGGTTTGTGGAGGTTAGAGGAATAGTTCAGAAAGGTTCTTTAGATAATGTGGTGGAGAGTTTGTTTGGGAGGTTTTTAGGGTTAGAGAGGAAGGAGGAATTAAGTTTAATGGTGGAGGAAGGTTATGAGTTAATTGAGAAATTTAATTGGGAGGATTATTTTCCTTTAGGGTTTCTGGATTTCTATGGAGTGAGAAGAAGGTGTCATAAGTTGGCCATTAAGGTTAATGGTCTTTTGCTTCAGGTgatagaagagaggagaaaggaagaaggagagtaCAGGGGAAGAGATGATTTTCTCAGTGTTTTACTCACTTTACCAAACGAAGACCAGTTGAGTGATTCAGACATGGTGGCTGTTCTGTGG GAGATGATATTTAGGGGAACAGATGTGGTTGCCATCCTTCTTGAGTGGATCATGGCAAGAATGGCATTGCATCCAGACATTCAAGCCAAAGCCCAAGAAGAAATACATAGGTGCACGTGCACCAACGGACACCGGCACGTGAGAGACTTGGACATTCCCAATCTTCCTTACCTTCAAGCCATAGTTAAGGAAGTCCTCAGATTACATCCTCCGGGCCCACTTCTCTCATGGGCCCGCCTTGCCACTCATGATGTCCACGTAGGCAAGTTCTTTGTCCCTGCAGGCACAACAGCAATGGTGAATATGTGGGCTATTACCCACGATAGATCCATTTGGAAAGACCCATGGGCCTTTAGACCAGAACGGTTCATGGAGGAAGATATCAGTATCATGGGCTCAGACTTAAGGCTTGCGCCATTTGGGTCGGGCCGTCGGGTGTGCCCCGGTAAGGCCCTTGGTTTGGCCACTGTTCATTTGTGGCTGGCTTGCCTTCTCCAAAATTTCACCTGGCTTCCAGCCCAATCCGTCGATCTCTCCGAGTGCCTCCGTCTCTCCCTTGAAATGACAAAACCGTTGGCTTGCCGTGTCCTTCCCCGGAGACCCACAATGTTGTGA